The sequence below is a genomic window from Armatimonadota bacterium.
CGACGACACCCAGGGTTTCACCCTCCTTCAGGTCAAAACTGACCCCTCGAAGAATCTCGGTAGAACCAAATGCCACGTGCAAATCGCTGACGCTCAACAAAGACATTGGCAACATTCTATCTGGAGTCCGTATAATCTGAAGTTATAAATGTCCGAAAAAATCCGCGTAGTCATCGCAGACGATGAAGATAACTATAGAAAGGCGATCCAGAAGACCCTGGGTTTCGCCCAAGACATCGATGTAATCGCCGTCTGCCGTGACGGGCAAGAAGCCCTCGACGCCTGCTTGTCCGAAGCGCCCGAGGTCCTCCTAACGGACATCAACATGCCGCGCCAAAGCGGCATCGAGCTCACACGCAAGCTTCTCCGCAAGGAAAAGGATGTCCGCGTTGTCATCCTCACGGTTCGCGAAGACGACGACTCCATTTTCGACGCCTTCCGTGCCGGAGCCCTTGGCTACCTTCTCAAAACCTCGACACCGCAAGAAGTGATCGAGAGCGTTCGCCTCGCAGCGCGAGGCGAAGCCAAGATCACGCCCCGAGTCGCCGCCAAGATCGTCGAAGATTTTCGACGTTTCGAGCGAACCGACACCACTGCCGAGGAAGCCGAAGGTGAGTTGCTCGTCCTTAGCGACCGTGAGCAGGAGATTCTCCAGTTCGTTGCCCAAGGTCTTCGCAACAAGGAAATCGCCGACAAGCTTGGCATCGCCGAAAAGACGGTGAAAAACCACGTCAGCAACATCCTCAAGGCGCTTCACGTCAACAGCCGCACTGAGGCGGCCATGAAGGCGATGAAGTCCAAGATGGGTCACTAAAGACAAAAAAAGGTCCCGGCCTGCTGGCCGAGACTGCGAAATCGTGCTTTTTCCGCCTCTGGTGGGCGCTAAGGTTAGGTTTGCCTAACTTGAAAGAGTGTACGGGTGAATTGTTAAGACAGGTTCCAAAGAATCCTGACTAGTGTCATTTCTTAACAATTCACCGCGGTTTTTTTAGCACTTGTCATACACAATTCTTACAAAAGTGAAATTCTTATGCGCCACTCTGCTGAATTTTGCGTCAGTATCTATAATAATTTTGTAAGAATCTGTCATGGAACTGAGTCGACGCAACATATTGGCTTTGCTGGGATCGGCTCCGCTCCTTTCTCTTCCCGGTGTGGCTTTAGCCTCACAGAAGCGTAAAGTTCGCATTTCGTTCCTCACCGACCTGCACCTTCCTGCCCGCAATGAGATCAACGACCGAGCGCAGAGGATTTTCAAGAAAGCCTCCGATTGCGATCTTTTCCTGTTCGGTGGCGACAATCTCATGTCCATCGACCACCAGCCCGAGGCCGAAAAGGCCGCTCAATTTGATAACTGGTCACGGTTCTTAGCCCATAACGTCTCCAAGCCTCACCTATCTGTGGTCGGCAACCATGATATTGAGATGTGGGACGATGGAGACCAATCTCACGGATGCGGCAAGCGCCGAGCCATGGAAGCCTTCGTGATGAAGCATCGGTATTGGGAGGAACGAGTGGGCGGCTGGCGAATTATCGGCTTGGATACGGTTCACCGAAATCGAGTCTCGTATTACGGCCACGTAGACCGTGAACAAATGGCGTGGCTAAGATCGACGCTCGAAGCCGACAAAAAGACGCCGACGATGGTCGTAGGGCATATGCCGCTCCTCAGCGTCACGCCGCTGGCCGACCTCTCGACTCAGGCTCGCCCGATGTCGATGCCGGTCTCATTCTGCTCGCAAGTTGGCAACGCTCGCGAAGTCATCAACCTTTTCCGCCAAGTCGACAATGTCAAGCTTTGCTTGAGTGGGCACACGCACATGGTGGACCGATGCGAATTCGACGGAACCACCTACCTTTGCGGAGGCTCCGTGTCTGGATCTTGGTGGAATGGCCCTCACCAGGGCTTTGCGCCGTCCTACACCAGCATTGAACTGATGCAAGACGGCACGTTTACGACGCAGACCGTCCGTTGCGGCTAGCCTAGTTCACTTGGAAGTGATACTTACCTGAGCCGACCTTCTCGGTCTTATCCTTCAGCATCACCTCGGCGGTCGTGTTCGGCGGCACCTGCACATCGACGGCGTATCCGCCGCCGGATCGCTTCCAATTCACCATGATCGGCCCGTGAACCGAATCATAGCTGGCCTTCACCCAATCCAGTTTGGGATCGAACAACGGCTGAAGTCGAATCGTATCGAAGCCCGGCGAACTGTACTCGATGCCGCCCAGTTCGCGATACATCCATCCAACCACCGCTCCAAATGCGTAGTGGGCAAACGAGTTCATGCCCGGGTCCTGGAAGCCCTTATCTGGAGTCCAACCGTCCCACCGCTCCCAAATCGAGGTCGCCCCGTTCTTGATGCTGAAGCCCCAAGACGGGAAGTCCGTATTGTGGAGCAGACGCAGGGCAATGTCGTTTCGGCCGATCTTTGTCAACGCGTTCATGATGTCGCGCGTACCGACAAAGCCCGTTGACAGCAGCCAGTTGCGCTTTTCGATGCTCTCCACAAACTTCGCCACCACCTTATCGCGGCTCTCCGGCTTCACCAGGTCGAACGACAGGGCCAGCACGTAGCTGCACTGCGTGTCGCCCTTCACCGTTCCGTCGACGTCGATGTAGTGGTCGTTGAAGTTCTTCACCAGTTTGGCGTGCAGGTCTTCGAACCGCTTCGCATCGTCCATCTGGCCCAGTGCCCGCGCGGATTCGGCCACCAATTGGGTCGAGTAGGCGAAGTAGGCCAGGAAGATCACTTCGTTCGGCGTATGCGCGTTGATGCTCACCCAGTCGCCGAAGCAGTGGAACTGCGCCGGTGGCATGAGGTCAGGTGTCGATCGTTTCTCGCAGAAATCGATGAACCTCTTCATGTTCGGATAGTGCTTGGCCAGCAGTTGCTTGTCGCCGTACACCTGCCAAATCGTCCACGGGCAGATCACGCCCGCGTCGGCCCAAGCCGGACCGCCATCGTCGCCCGCCACCTTCACGGGAGCGACCATCGGATACTGGCCGTCGGCTCGCTGGCCGTCGTCCAGGTCCACCAGCCACTTGGTGAAGAACGGCTGAACATCGGTCACGTAGGTCGCCGTACGGATGAATGCCTGCGCATCACCCGTCCAACCCAATCGCTCATCGCGTTGCGGACAATCGGTCGGGATGTCGATGAAGTTCATACGCTGGGTCCAGTAGGCGTTCGAGACCAGCTTGTTCAGCATCGAATCTGAGGTCTCCAGATGGCCCGCGTGCGGCGTGTCGCTGGAAATTGCCATGCCCTCGACCAGGTCCAAGCCTGGCTTCTTTTCCAGGCCAGTCACCTCGACGTACTGGAAGCCGTGGAAGGTGAAGTGCGGCTCAAAAATCTCGACGCCTGTTCCCTTGCAAACGTATGTCTCAGTCGCCAAAGCGGTACGCAGGTTGGTGGTGTAAATCGTGTTGTCAGGGTTCAACCGCTCAGCATGTCGAATCGTGATCCTTTGCCCTCGATAGCCCTGAACCTTCAGCCGAACAAAGCCCGCCATGTTCTGGCCCAGGTTGAAAACGTAAACGCCCTTCGTCGGCTCCGAAACCGAGATCGGCTTCACCATCTGGTACGACCGCACGGGGTCGCCGGGAAACGCTTCCAGAGCGCCCTTCGATGTCGCTCCAGTCACGACCGGATTCCAGGACGACGCATCGAACTTCGCCGAATCCCATCCGTCCTGCTCAAAACGGGCGTCGTACGACTCGCCCATCAGGAAGTCGGAATATTGGATCGGCCCGACCGACGCCCGCCAATCCGGCCCCGTCGTCACCGTGTCGTGCGAGCCGTCGCTGTATTCGATCTCAAGCTGGGCAATCAGCCGCGTGTGCTTGCCATAGTGTTCTCGCTGACCACCAAAGCCAACGTAACCGGCGTACCACCCTTCGCCCAGGATCGCGCCAAGGGCGTTTTCACCCTTATGCAGGGACTTTGTCACATCGTACGAGTGATAGTAAACGCGCTTTTCATAGTCGGTCCAGCCCGGCATGAAGTATTCGTTGCCGATCTTGCTGCCGTTCAGGTGGAAGTCGGCAATGCCGAACGCCGAGCAGTAAAGCACCGCCCGCTTAACCGACTTCGAGACGTCGAACGAACGCCGGAAGAACACCGGCGGCGGAAGGATATGCCCGCCCAACTCCTTCGTCTCGTCGCGGGGCTTGTCGTACCCGATCCATTCGGCTTTCCACAATGCCGGATCGGTGAGCCCAACACCAAACGATGCGGTCGGCGACCAATCGGAAACCTTTTCGTCCTGATCCCTCACTCGCACCTTCCAGAAATATTCATGGTCGGGTTGGAGTTTGTTTGTCGGAATCGAAATCCCATAGCTCTGATTGGTGGTCACCGCCCCCGAAGACCAAATATCGGCCTTCTCGGGCGAAAGGTTCTTGGGGTCCGAAGCCACCACGATTTCGTAGCAGTTCTGCCGAAGGTCCTTGGCGTCCGCTCGGACGCTGTCCAACCTCCAGCTCAGTCGCGGGTGGGTCGCGCCGATCCCGACCGGATCGACCAAGTTTTCGCATCGCAAATAGGAAGGCTTCAGGCTACACATGACAAAACCAGCGCTCAACGTCAGGAGAAGCATTGTTCGGGCATTTTACATCGAACGGCCCCGAGCCGCTATACTCAAACGTGATGGACTTGAAGATCGGTTCGATCGTCATTCTCGCCCTTTGCGCCATGACAGCCCTTGCAGACACTTGGAAACCCGCTCCTTCACCACTCAAAACGCCCTGGGCCGACAAGGTTGATCCGAACCACGTTCTGCCCGATTATCCGCGTCCGGCCATGGTGCGAAAGCAGTGGATGAACCTCAACGGTCTCTGGGATTTTGCCGCCAAAGTAGCGCCGGAATCGCAAGCCAAGATCAAGGACAAGATTCTTGTTCCGTTCCCGGTCGAATCTTCCCTCTCCGGCATTGGCTACCAAGTCCAGCCTAGCGATATCCTCATCTATTCCCGAGAGTTCACCATTCCAAAGGATTGGGGCAACGATCAGGTCCTCATCAATTTCGATGCCGTTGACTGGTCCTGCAAGGTCTACGTCAACGACCGATTTGTCGGCTCTCATGCCGGCGGCTACGATCGGTTCACCTTCGACATTCGCCCGTTCCTCACCGAATCTGGCCCGCAAAAGCTGAGAGTCGAAGTCACCGACCCCGGCAACACTGGTGGACAGCCAAACGGCAAGCAAGTTCTCAAGCCCGGCGGCATCTGGTACACCGGCACGAGCGGCATCTGGCAGACCGTCTGGCTAGAGCCCGTGTCGGATCGGTATATCCGCTCCTACCACGTCGAAACCAAAAAGGATGGCTCGTTCAAGATTTCCGTGAATGTTCCCGGTGAGTTCAAAGATCCGGTGGCCAAGCTGAGAATTCCGGGCGCCGACATCGAAGCCGAACTTCGCCCCAAGGGCGGACTGCCCAATCCGCTGGTCTTCGAAGGCAAGATTCGCCACGCAAAACTCTGGAGCCCCGACACCCCTTATCTTTATGACTTCACCCTCTCGCTTGAGGATGGAAGCGACAAGCTCGACGAAGTGAAAGGCTACTTTGGCGTCCGAGAAATCGAGGTCGCCAAAGACAAAAGCGGTATGAATCGCCTGATGCTGAACGGCGAGCCGACCTTCATGTTCGGCCCCCTCGATCAAGGCTTCAACCCCGACGGCTTGCATACCTACCCGACCGAAGATTGCTTCCTGTTCGACCTCAAGGCGATCAAGGACTACGGATGCAACATGCTCCGCAAGCACATCAAGGTTGAGCCGGATCGCTACTACTACGCTTGCGACAAGATGGGGATCATGGTCTGGCAAGACATGCCCAGCATGTCCGAACAGCCGTTCCTCAACAAGCCTGAGTTCGAATCCGAACTCACCCGCATGATCGAAACCCACTGGAACTACCCCAGCATCGTCATGTGGGTGCCCTTCAACGAAGGCTGGGGCCAGTACGACACCGAGCGGATCACGTACTTCGTCGAGCGCAAGGACCCGACCCGGCTGGTGAACAACGCCTCGGGCTGGGTAGATCACGGAGTTGGGTCCGTCAGCGACGCGCACGTCTATCCTGGTCCGGGCATGCCTGACCTCGAGGAGAAGCGCGCTTCCGTCCTCGGTGAGTTCGGTGGTCTTGGTTTGCCGGTTGCGGGCCACACCTGGCTCGACAAGGGCAACTGGGGTTATGTCAAGTTCAACTCGCCCAAGGAAGTCACCGACGCCTACGTGGACCTCATCACGAACCTGCGAGCGCTGGTTCCGCTTGGCCTTTGCGCGGCGGTCTATACCCAAACGACCGACGTCGAGGTCGAAACCAACGGGTGGATGACCTACGACCGAAAGGTCTTCAAGATTGACCAGAAGCGAGCCCGCGAAGCCACGCTGAAGCTGTACGACTCGAAGAACGGGGCCAAGCTCCTTGTCCCGCCCGCTGGCTTCGATGGAGCTTCCTCCAAGTACACGAATGCCAAGCCGGACGGCGACTGGGCCGCGGCCAAGTTCGATGACTCCTCATGGTCGACCGGCAAGGGACGCTACACGAACGAAAACCCAGCCGTGCCGCACACTGCCTGGCTCCCCGAAACGCCCGACATTTGGATCCGACGCGAGGTTAACCTCGACTCAACTTCCGACCTAAAGCTCCTGCTTCTGCACGATGACGACGTCGAGGTGTACATCAACGGCGTGCTGGCGCTTAGCCGCAAAGGGGCGATCAATAACTTCGTCCTCGCCGACCTCTCGCCGGAAGCCAAGAAAGCGCTGAAGAAGGGCAAAAACCTGATCGCCGTCCACTGCAACTCGCCCCAAGGGCGACAGCATGTAGACATCGGCCTGGTCTCGGTTAAGTAATCAAAAACAACCCCCTCCCAATTCTTGAAATGAGGGGTCCGCAGCTGTAACTGCCACAAAGGCAGTTACAGTGTGGAGAGGGTGGCTCCTGACTCGTCACGCAGGATCGCGGCTGGTACTAGCTACTTCTTCGCCGGGAAGACCTCGGTCTCCGACATAATCGGACCCGTCGGCTCTGCCGTGGCATGCGCGAATCCAGTGAAATCGCAATACGCCGTTCGCAACGTGTTCAAATCGGATGTCGTCAATTCGCCCGAGGCATTCCCCGTGTAATACATGATGTCTAAGCTATTCGGCGAATGCCCACCGATGCCCAGCGCGTGCCCCATCTCGTGGCACCCGGTCGGGTCATAGTTGTTTTGCGGGATCGAGGGCCAGGTGTAGATGGTCATTTCCGCCGAAGTCAACGTGCTCGAGCCACCGCTAAAGTAAACCGTCGTCGTGGCCAATGTTGTTTGCGGTGAGGAAGCCTGAACCTTCACCGTGAGGTCCGCACCCGACGCCGATGTGACCTCCGTCCATAAATCGCGCGAGAGGGCCGTTTCCCATTTGTTAAATCCATCCCGCACCAAATCCTCGATCGTCGTCCCCCCAATCTGCGTACTCGTTTGAAAATAAACCTTAATCGGCAGATGGTTCCACCGCCGCAGCGTCAGGTTGGAAGCTCCGGCATAATTCGGCACGTACAGCGTCGGCGAGCAGATGCCACTACTGGACGATCCTCCGCCCGAACCACCGCAACCGCCAACAAGCACGATGGCAAAGATCAGAATCGACCGACGGAACATGGCAATATCCTACTCGAATCCCTTCAAAACCGCCGAATTTGAGCCGAAAAAAGCTAAGAAGACCCAAGCAAGGTTTACAGGGAAAAGACTATAATTCAATCGCAAATGCCGGAAGTCGCTGAGTTGTGGGAACAGGTTGTGCCAGAGGTACGCAAAGGCGTCACCGGAATTGGCGTATGGACCGCCTTGAAGACGGCTGTGCCCGTCGCTCTGGAGGACGGAGTCTTCGTGCTCGGCGTCCCCCACGGAAGCGCTGAACTCGGCGGACATTTGCGAATGGCCTCGACGTCGCGGCTCATCGAAGTCACGACAGCGAAGGTTCTCGGAGCCCCCACCAAAGTTCGAATCATCGACGGCACCGATCCCCACGACTGGGAGGTCGCCAAGCGGCGCGACGCCGAGCGTCGGCGCATGCAGGAAGCCGAGATGGAAAAGATGAAGGCCGAACTCCTCGTTCGGAATTCTTGGGAATCCATCTACGAAAAAATTAGCCGCGAGTTTGCGGCCGTGCCGAACCGCTCCCTGCCCCAGAACCGCGCGAGGTTTTACGATGCGGCGATCTCGATCGTGGTCGAAGCTCGAAAAGAGCAAACCACCTACGATGACTCCAACGAGCGCAACTTCGCTCGATGCTTGGAGAGAATCGCCCAGTACACCGAAGTCCCGAGCACTCAGGTCGCGTACGAAGTTCTGAAGCGATCCGGCGAAATCTAACGATGGCTTCGGGCGAGGCGATCATCCTCGGATCAGGAACCAGCAACGGCGTGCCGATGCTCGGCGTTCACTACACCCCCGAGTTCCTCGCCAATCCCAAGAACCACCGCACCCGCTCGTCCTGCCTGCTCCAAGGTCCGGACGGCAACTTCCTCATCGACTGCACGCCTGAGATGCGCATCCAACTGGTGCGCGAGAGCATCTTCTCTGTTCAAGAGGTGCTGATCACCCATACCCACGCCGACCACGTTATGGGAATGGACGACCTCCGCTCGTTCTGCATCACCGAGGAGCGAGCCATTCCGGTCTACACCCTTCCCCGCTATCAAGACGATATCCGCCGGATCTTCCCGTACGCCTTCGTCGATCATCCCTCGGGCCTTTGGGTACCACGGTTCGATCTTCGCGACGCCCCGCCGATGCTGGAGACCTGCGGCCTCAACATCTACATCTTCGAAGTGCTGCACGGCAAAGTCCCATGCCTCGGCATCCGCGTCAATGACTTCGCCTACCTCACCGACGTGAACTTCATCCCTGACGCGGTCATCGCAAAATTACAGGACCTCGACACCTTGGTCATCGACGCCGTGCGCCACGAGCCGCATCCCAACCACTTCCACTTTGCCGCCGCGATGACGGTCATCGAAAAGCTGGCCCCCAAGAAGGCGTTCCTCACCCACCTCAGCCACGAATACGACCACAACACGTTCGAAGAAAACCTGCCCAGCCACGTCCGGCTCGCTTTCGACGGCCTTCAAATTCCCTTCTAAAAAAACAGAAGGCCCCTCACCATAACGGCGATGGGCCAATTGTTCAGGATTTTGGTTTTAGTGGCTTTGCTTCTGAATCACGACGATGCCATCGCTGGCCGTAATCGTGTACTCAGATGAGCTCAGGACGGCCTTGGCGGCCTCGCTGGCGGAAGTCTGGTTGACGTCCCATGTCACGTCGGTCTCGGCGTCCTTGGGAAGCTGAAGATGAACGACGGTTCGATACTTGGTCGCCAACAGCTTGG
It includes:
- a CDS encoding response regulator, with amino-acid sequence MSEKIRVVIADDEDNYRKAIQKTLGFAQDIDVIAVCRDGQEALDACLSEAPEVLLTDINMPRQSGIELTRKLLRKEKDVRVVILTVREDDDSIFDAFRAGALGYLLKTSTPQEVIESVRLAARGEAKITPRVAAKIVEDFRRFERTDTTAEEAEGELLVLSDREQEILQFVAQGLRNKEIADKLGIAEKTVKNHVSNILKALHVNSRTEAAMKAMKSKMGH
- a CDS encoding Bacterial alpha-L-rhamnosidase; the protein is MLLLTLSAGFVMCSLKPSYLRCENLVDPVGIGATHPRLSWRLDSVRADAKDLRQNCYEIVVASDPKNLSPEKADIWSSGAVTTNQSYGISIPTNKLQPDHEYFWKVRVRDQDEKVSDWSPTASFGVGLTDPALWKAEWIGYDKPRDETKELGGHILPPPVFFRRSFDVSKSVKRAVLYCSAFGIADFHLNGSKIGNEYFMPGWTDYEKRVYYHSYDVTKSLHKGENALGAILGEGWYAGYVGFGGQREHYGKHTRLIAQLEIEYSDGSHDTVTTGPDWRASVGPIQYSDFLMGESYDARFEQDGWDSAKFDASSWNPVVTGATSKGALEAFPGDPVRSYQMVKPISVSEPTKGVYVFNLGQNMAGFVRLKVQGYRGQRITIRHAERLNPDNTIYTTNLRTALATETYVCKGTGVEIFEPHFTFHGFQYVEVTGLEKKPGLDLVEGMAISSDTPHAGHLETSDSMLNKLVSNAYWTQRMNFIDIPTDCPQRDERLGWTGDAQAFIRTATYVTDVQPFFTKWLVDLDDGQRADGQYPMVAPVKVAGDDGGPAWADAGVICPWTIWQVYGDKQLLAKHYPNMKRFIDFCEKRSTPDLMPPAQFHCFGDWVSINAHTPNEVIFLAYFAYSTQLVAESARALGQMDDAKRFEDLHAKLVKNFNDHYIDVDGTVKGDTQCSYVLALSFDLVKPESRDKVVAKFVESIEKRNWLLSTGFVGTRDIMNALTKIGRNDIALRLLHNTDFPSWGFSIKNGATSIWERWDGWTPDKGFQDPGMNSFAHYAFGAVVGWMYRELGGIEYSSPGFDTIRLQPLFDPKLDWVKASYDSVHGPIMVNWKRSGGGYAVDVQVPPNTTAEVMLKDKTEKVGSGKYHFQVN
- a CDS encoding glycoside hydrolase family 2; its protein translation is MDLKIGSIVILALCAMTALADTWKPAPSPLKTPWADKVDPNHVLPDYPRPAMVRKQWMNLNGLWDFAAKVAPESQAKIKDKILVPFPVESSLSGIGYQVQPSDILIYSREFTIPKDWGNDQVLINFDAVDWSCKVYVNDRFVGSHAGGYDRFTFDIRPFLTESGPQKLRVEVTDPGNTGGQPNGKQVLKPGGIWYTGTSGIWQTVWLEPVSDRYIRSYHVETKKDGSFKISVNVPGEFKDPVAKLRIPGADIEAELRPKGGLPNPLVFEGKIRHAKLWSPDTPYLYDFTLSLEDGSDKLDEVKGYFGVREIEVAKDKSGMNRLMLNGEPTFMFGPLDQGFNPDGLHTYPTEDCFLFDLKAIKDYGCNMLRKHIKVEPDRYYYACDKMGIMVWQDMPSMSEQPFLNKPEFESELTRMIETHWNYPSIVMWVPFNEGWGQYDTERITYFVERKDPTRLVNNASGWVDHGVGSVSDAHVYPGPGMPDLEEKRASVLGEFGGLGLPVAGHTWLDKGNWGYVKFNSPKEVTDAYVDLITNLRALVPLGLCAAVYTQTTDVEVETNGWMTYDRKVFKIDQKRAREATLKLYDSKNGAKLLVPPAGFDGASSKYTNAKPDGDWAAAKFDDSSWSTGKGRYTNENPAVPHTAWLPETPDIWIRREVNLDSTSDLKLLLLHDDDVEVYINGVLALSRKGAINNFVLADLSPEAKKALKKGKNLIAVHCNSPQGRQHVDIGLVSVK
- a CDS encoding MBL fold metallo-hydrolase, translating into MLGENRPVHRSPEHSGRVRSSEAIRRNLTMASGEAIILGSGTSNGVPMLGVHYTPEFLANPKNHRTRSSCLLQGPDGNFLIDCTPEMRIQLVRESIFSVQEVLITHTHADHVMGMDDLRSFCITEERAIPVYTLPRYQDDIRRIFPYAFVDHPSGLWVPRFDLRDAPPMLETCGLNIYIFEVLHGKVPCLGIRVNDFAYLTDVNFIPDAVIAKLQDLDTLVIDAVRHEPHPNHFHFAAAMTVIEKLAPKKAFLTHLSHEYDHNTFEENLPSHVRLAFDGLQIPF